Proteins found in one Leishmania major strain Friedlin complete genome, chromosome 35 genomic segment:
- a CDS encoding putative short chain dehydrogenase (previous protein_id=AAZ14348.1), with protein MSAPKKVALVTGANRGIGFATARRLGELGFKVLLGARDAKRGEEAVDTLRNDKLDVDLLLMTPTEHTSVEAAVQKVEADYKRLDVLINNAALMDFDNKVFPLNIQRMRDEFEINFFATVDITNSFLPLMLRSSEAPRLVFVSTPLGTHETVDRPQNKYAHPNLTAYKCTKSAVNMYAHNLAKYLENYAEEAGGSAASAKVNCCYPGYVQTDMCFNSTEAHFTPYEGAETSVWLATLPADGPTGGFYHRAQKLPW; from the coding sequence ATGTCTGCTCCGAAAAAGGTGGCGCTTGTGACTGGTGCCAACCGTGGGATCGGATTTGCGACTGCTCGTCGCCTTGGTGAGCTTGGTTTCAAGGTACTTCTCGGCGCACGTGATGCAAAGCGCGGCGAGGAGGCCGTCGACACGCTGCGTAACGACAAGCTGGATGTGGACCTGCTGCTGATGACGCCGACGGAGCACACCTCTGTGGAGGCCGCTGTGCAGAAGGTTGAAGCTGACTACAAGCGCCTCGATGTGCTAATCAACAACGCGGCTCTGATGGATTTCGACAACAAGGTGTTCCCCTTGAACATCCAGCGCATGCGCGATGAGTTCGAGATCAACTTCTTTGCCACCGTGGACATCACAAACAGCTTCCTCCCGCTGATGCTGCGGTCGTCGGAGGCGCCGCGTCTAGTTTTTGTGTCGACGCCGCTTGGAACGCACGAGACGGTGGACCGCCCGCAGAACAAGTACGCACATCCCAACTTGACAGCGTATAAGTGCACCAAGTCCGCTGTGAACATGTATGCGCACAACCTTGCCAAGTATCTCGAGAACTACGCTGAGGAGgctggtggcagcgccgcttctgcgAAGGTGAACTGCTGCTACCCTGGCTACGTTCAAACTGATATGTGCTTCAACTCTACGGAGGCACACTTCACTCCCTACGAGGGCGCTGAGACGAGCGTGTGGCTCGCCACCCTGCCGGCGGATGGGCCGACTGGCGGCTTCTACCACCGCGCCCAGAAGCTGCCATGGTAG